The Corynebacterium jeddahense genome has a window encoding:
- a CDS encoding IS3 family transposase, giving the protein MPAGFPSDIRDGAVERFLAGASAREVCDWAEDVCGRRPSVDTVGNWVAAKRRGQSFDGTRRAYDAETIAKVVARRLTSQATVREIAVEFDVNDTAALTWTKRYWPDDDDRDSAASMTFDEAFAATMERVSKHRKVQRNHQQQRVDEAADAKRPPRPVNEWLPGPGPIDDIADLPSDMDELKKLVVEMRDRETVKDAIIQVLMSDGEPQGKGNVRGGESRGKDDVRDGELSTAAKAAVVVALTDAHGFSIAKACAVVGIAQSTFYYHRHTHTKVVHQREQRRAALKPLILQAAAESGQSYGYRRIHAWLKIMGHTVSEKIVRTLMEELGCRPPAKASGKYSSYTGETDHKPANLLLIAPTDNSDDDGDADVDVARPVVAPSQYFIDHADAQGLTHDFHADAPWEKIGTDVTEIHCPDGKLFLSAAIDFYDGMPIAVTMSTSPNHDLVAEMIARIDEVKPDEAQPIIHSDRGGLYRSERWVSLITDHTHNILDCPDCQADTWCGNRWRYIPSLSRKATSGDNARTEGFFGTMKQELLKGRPVVSTMTVAQMRDYIDSYIDFYINTRLKSTLGEGYTTIAEHRKALSA; this is encoded by the coding sequence ATGCCCGCAGGGTTTCCATCTGATATCCGCGATGGTGCGGTTGAGAGGTTTTTGGCTGGGGCGTCTGCCCGTGAGGTCTGCGACTGGGCTGAAGACGTATGTGGTCGCCGACCATCGGTGGACACGGTCGGCAACTGGGTTGCGGCCAAACGCCGCGGCCAGTCCTTTGATGGCACGCGACGCGCCTACGACGCTGAGACCATCGCGAAGGTTGTAGCACGCAGGTTGACCTCGCAGGCGACGGTGCGTGAGATTGCCGTGGAGTTCGATGTCAACGACACCGCAGCACTGACCTGGACGAAGCGGTACTGGCCAGACGATGACGACCGCGATTCGGCAGCGTCGATGACCTTCGACGAGGCGTTTGCGGCGACAATGGAACGCGTGAGCAAACACCGCAAAGTCCAACGCAACCATCAACAGCAGCGAGTCGATGAAGCAGCCGATGCGAAAAGGCCACCCCGGCCAGTCAACGAGTGGCTGCCAGGGCCTGGACCGATAGACGACATCGCTGATTTACCCAGTGACATGGACGAGCTGAAAAAGCTCGTTGTCGAGATGCGCGACCGGGAAACAGTCAAAGACGCCATTATCCAAGTGCTCATGAGCGACGGTGAGCCGCAGGGAAAAGGCAACGTCCGTGGCGGTGAGTCGCGGGGAAAAGACGACGTCCGTGACGGGGAACTGTCCACCGCGGCGAAAGCCGCAGTGGTGGTTGCCCTCACGGACGCCCACGGGTTTTCCATCGCCAAAGCATGCGCGGTTGTCGGGATTGCGCAGTCGACGTTTTACTACCACCGACACACCCACACGAAGGTGGTGCACCAGCGCGAACAGCGCCGCGCTGCACTCAAACCGCTGATCTTGCAGGCAGCAGCCGAATCCGGGCAAAGCTACGGCTACCGGCGCATCCACGCCTGGCTGAAGATCATGGGGCATACAGTGTCGGAAAAGATCGTGCGTACCCTCATGGAAGAGCTTGGGTGCCGCCCGCCGGCGAAAGCGTCGGGCAAATACTCCTCCTACACCGGTGAAACCGACCACAAACCCGCGAACCTGCTGCTGATCGCCCCAACCGACAACAGTGACGATGATGGGGATGCGGATGTGGATGTGGCCCGGCCGGTTGTTGCACCGTCGCAGTACTTCATCGACCACGCCGACGCTCAGGGGCTGACCCACGATTTCCACGCGGATGCCCCGTGGGAGAAAATCGGCACCGACGTCACCGAAATCCACTGCCCAGACGGCAAATTGTTTCTGTCGGCAGCGATCGATTTCTACGACGGGATGCCGATTGCGGTGACCATGTCAACATCACCGAACCACGACTTGGTCGCCGAGATGATCGCGCGAATCGACGAGGTAAAACCCGACGAGGCACAACCGATCATCCATTCCGATCGTGGTGGGCTCTACCGCAGTGAACGCTGGGTCAGTCTGATTACCGACCACACCCACAACATCTTGGATTGCCCCGACTGCCAGGCCGATACATGGTGCGGCAACCGGTGGCGATACATCCCGTCACTGTCGCGCAAAGCCACCAGCGGCGACAACGCGCGCACCGAAGGCTTCTTCGGCACGATGAAACAAGAACTGCTCAAAGGCAGGCCTGTGGTGTCGACGATGACGGTGGCGCAAATGCGCGACTATATTGATTCCTACATCGACTTCTACATCAACACACGATTGAAGTCGACACTCGGCGAGGGCTACACCACCATCGCCGAGCACCGCAAGGCACTGAGTGCATAA
- the ilvN gene encoding acetolactate synthase small subunit, whose protein sequence is MAQPQDISRHTLSVLVDDVDGIITRVTALFTRRGYNLVSLVSAKTATEGINRLTVVVDASEHAVEQIVKQLYKLIQVHKVLELDDDSTVGRQLLLVKVDADNTTRPQVVDAANLFRARVIDVAVDSVVIEATGTSAKLKAFLEVMDSFGIRELVRSGTVALSRGPKTMAPAD, encoded by the coding sequence ATGGCTCAGCCACAAGACATCTCCCGCCACACGTTGTCGGTGCTCGTCGATGACGTCGACGGCATCATCACCCGCGTCACCGCGCTGTTCACGCGGCGCGGCTACAACCTGGTTTCGCTCGTCTCCGCGAAGACGGCCACCGAGGGCATCAACCGGCTCACCGTCGTCGTCGACGCGAGTGAGCACGCCGTCGAGCAGATCGTCAAGCAGCTGTACAAGCTCATCCAGGTGCACAAGGTGCTCGAGCTTGACGACGATTCGACCGTCGGCCGCCAGCTGCTCCTAGTGAAGGTCGACGCCGACAACACGACGAGGCCACAGGTCGTCGACGCGGCGAACCTGTTCCGAGCCCGTGTCATCGACGTGGCGGTGGACTCCGTCGTCATCGAGGCCACCGGCACGTCGGCGAAGCTCAAGGCGTTCCTCGAAGTGATGGACTCCTTCGGCATCCGCGAGCTGGTGCGCTCCGGCACGGTCGCGCTCTCGCGCGGCCCGAAGACGATGGCACCCGCCGACTAA
- the gatB gene encoding Asp-tRNA(Asn)/Glu-tRNA(Gln) amidotransferase subunit GatB, which yields MTAYDLMDYSEVLEKYDPVMGLEVHVELATETKMFSTSSAHFGAEPNTNVDPVSLGLPGALPVVNAKGVEWAIKIGLALNCKIAESSRFARKNYFYPDQPKNYQISQYDEPIAYDGYLDVVLEDGTEWRVEIERAHMEEDTGKLTHLGSSTGRITGATASLVDCNRAGIPLIEIVTKPITGAGERAPEVAKAYVGALRELVKALGVSDARMDQGSMRCDANVSLRPIGQEKFGTRTETKNINSLKSVEQAVRFEMQRQAAALDNGEAIVQETRHYQEKDGTTSKGRPKEEASDYRYFNDPDLPPVIAKPEWVEEIRATLPELPWVRRARIQEEWQLPEKEFRDLVNAGALDLIVDTVEAGATPDEARAWWVSYINGKANEAGKDLDALGVTPADVARVVELVKEGKLTTKLGRQAIDGVIGGEGSVDEVVAARGLEVVRDDGAIEKAVDEALAANPDIVEKYRAGNTKVTGAIVGAVMKATQGKADPGQVNQLIAKKLAE from the coding sequence ATGACTGCGTACGACCTGATGGATTACAGCGAAGTACTGGAAAAGTACGACCCCGTGATGGGCCTTGAGGTGCACGTCGAGCTCGCCACCGAGACGAAGATGTTCTCCACCTCTTCCGCTCACTTCGGCGCCGAGCCGAACACGAACGTCGACCCGGTCTCGCTCGGCCTGCCGGGCGCGCTGCCTGTGGTCAACGCGAAGGGCGTCGAGTGGGCCATCAAGATAGGCCTGGCGCTCAACTGCAAGATCGCGGAATCCTCCCGCTTCGCGCGCAAGAACTACTTCTACCCGGACCAGCCGAAGAACTACCAGATCTCGCAGTACGACGAGCCGATCGCCTACGACGGTTACCTCGACGTCGTGCTCGAGGACGGCACGGAGTGGCGCGTCGAGATCGAGCGCGCCCACATGGAGGAGGACACGGGCAAGCTGACGCACCTTGGGTCGTCGACAGGCCGCATCACCGGCGCCACCGCCTCGCTCGTGGACTGCAACCGCGCGGGCATTCCGCTCATCGAGATCGTGACCAAGCCGATCACCGGCGCCGGCGAGCGCGCCCCCGAGGTGGCCAAGGCCTACGTCGGCGCGCTGCGCGAGCTGGTCAAGGCCCTCGGCGTCTCGGACGCGCGCATGGATCAGGGCAGCATGCGTTGCGACGCGAACGTGTCCCTGCGCCCCATCGGCCAGGAGAAGTTTGGCACCCGCACCGAGACGAAGAACATCAACTCGCTCAAGTCCGTGGAGCAGGCCGTCCGCTTCGAGATGCAGCGCCAGGCCGCCGCGCTGGACAACGGCGAGGCAATCGTCCAGGAGACCCGCCACTACCAGGAAAAGGACGGCACGACGTCGAAGGGCCGCCCGAAGGAGGAGGCCTCCGACTACCGCTACTTCAACGACCCGGACCTGCCGCCCGTGATTGCGAAGCCGGAGTGGGTCGAGGAGATCCGCGCGACGCTGCCGGAGCTGCCGTGGGTGCGCCGCGCACGCATCCAGGAGGAGTGGCAGCTGCCGGAGAAGGAGTTCCGCGACCTGGTCAACGCGGGCGCGCTCGACCTCATCGTGGACACCGTCGAGGCCGGCGCCACCCCGGACGAGGCCCGCGCCTGGTGGGTCAGCTACATCAACGGCAAGGCGAACGAGGCCGGCAAGGACCTCGACGCGCTCGGCGTTACGCCCGCGGATGTGGCCCGCGTGGTCGAGCTGGTCAAGGAGGGCAAGCTGACCACGAAGCTCGGCCGCCAGGCCATCGACGGCGTGATCGGCGGCGAGGGATCCGTGGATGAGGTCGTGGCTGCCCGCGGCCTCGAGGTCGTGCGCGACGACGGCGCCATCGAGAAGGCCGTCGACGAGGCGCTCGCCGCCAACCCGGACATCGTGGAGAAGTACCGCGCGGGCAACACCAAGGTCACCGGCGCCATCGTCGGCGCGGTGATGAAGGCGACGCAGGGCAAGGCCGACCCGGGCCAGGTGAACCAGCTCATCGCGAAGAAGCTCGCCGAGTAG
- a CDS encoding PH domain-containing protein — protein MTDKPERTPHAFTPTREHILAIVVATGIALMGIMWAPQYLAWLLIFPALWLAWVLTASTTVDARGITAKYLFRKNVSLPWRDLKGLAFKGSSVRAVAADGAEHPLPGVTFNDIPALAEASGGRITDVITSAQAAADGKYEVIDKEGYRVLMNRDEYDAYVAEHPDLPGPRPEVVDTQQPRVKE, from the coding sequence ATGACCGATAAGCCCGAGCGCACGCCGCACGCCTTTACCCCGACCCGCGAGCACATCCTCGCGATCGTCGTGGCCACCGGCATCGCGCTCATGGGCATCATGTGGGCGCCGCAGTACCTCGCCTGGCTGCTCATCTTCCCCGCGCTCTGGCTCGCGTGGGTGCTCACCGCCTCGACGACGGTGGACGCCCGCGGCATCACCGCGAAGTACCTGTTCCGCAAGAACGTCTCGCTGCCCTGGCGCGACCTCAAAGGTCTCGCGTTCAAGGGCTCCTCGGTGCGCGCCGTCGCCGCCGACGGCGCCGAGCACCCGCTGCCGGGCGTGACCTTCAACGACATCCCAGCGCTGGCGGAGGCGTCCGGCGGGCGCATCACGGACGTGATCACCTCCGCGCAGGCGGCGGCGGACGGCAAGTACGAGGTCATCGACAAGGAGGGCTACCGCGTCCTCATGAACCGGGACGAGTACGACGCCTACGTCGCCGAGCACCCGGATTTGCCGGGGCCGCGGCCGGAGGTCGTCGATACGCAACAGCCCAGAGTAAAGGAGTAG
- a CDS encoding membrane protein, whose translation MGKTWKVALALVGLTVGAGFASGQEVIQYFLSFGYWGVLGVAIAGLTIAVFSGWVYQLGSYYLADDHSAVFRSVTRPWVAKYMDVTTMLTLFCIGFVMIAGAGSNLEQQFGAPTWVGSVIMVVLLLLSGLLDIDKLTNVISFITPLLILCLLGAFVITLMNMPDDFSHLNDLAQQNPHATGTFNNWLITALNYATLVMIMDTSMMLVFAGSHMNPAQAGRGGLLGGIIFAVLLMILTFILFMNMEDIMGSDMPLLKVFDSMHPAVGVFVSIVIYLMIYNTAVGLFYALGRRLSHDKPAKFRAYYFVAVLVGFALSFIGFADLVGWVYPLLGYLGLILAVVMGAAWFRDRENIKDETGRRERLAELAETQLDPDSADLTRAERAEVEELTSDSHVADQELWQSVQEEVAADLDADSSSDFSLKDVPALDPESKAYAGAPDTPGDEIAWKAYDEMYKTGEFPAIKPETK comes from the coding sequence ATGGGTAAAACCTGGAAAGTGGCCCTCGCGCTCGTTGGCCTCACGGTCGGCGCTGGCTTCGCGTCGGGCCAGGAAGTCATCCAGTACTTCCTTTCGTTCGGCTACTGGGGCGTCCTCGGCGTCGCGATCGCCGGCCTCACCATCGCCGTGTTCAGCGGCTGGGTCTACCAGCTCGGGTCCTACTACCTGGCGGACGACCACAGCGCTGTCTTCCGCAGCGTCACCCGCCCGTGGGTGGCCAAGTACATGGACGTCACCACGATGCTCACGCTGTTCTGCATCGGCTTTGTCATGATCGCCGGCGCGGGCTCCAACCTCGAGCAGCAGTTCGGCGCCCCCACCTGGGTCGGCTCCGTCATCATGGTGGTGCTGCTGTTGCTGTCCGGCCTCCTGGACATCGACAAGCTGACCAACGTCATCTCGTTCATCACCCCGCTGCTCATCCTCTGCCTGCTCGGCGCGTTCGTGATCACGCTCATGAACATGCCGGACGACTTCAGCCACCTCAACGACCTCGCGCAACAAAACCCGCACGCGACCGGCACGTTCAACAACTGGCTCATCACCGCGCTGAACTACGCCACGCTGGTGATGATCATGGACACCTCCATGATGCTCGTCTTCGCCGGCTCCCACATGAACCCGGCGCAGGCCGGCAGGGGCGGGCTGCTCGGCGGCATCATCTTCGCCGTGCTGCTCATGATCCTCACGTTCATCCTCTTCATGAACATGGAGGACATCATGGGCTCCGATATGCCGCTGCTCAAGGTGTTTGACAGCATGCACCCGGCGGTTGGCGTGTTCGTCTCCATCGTCATCTACCTGATGATCTACAACACCGCCGTCGGCCTGTTCTACGCGCTCGGCCGCCGCCTCAGCCACGACAAGCCGGCGAAGTTCCGCGCCTACTACTTCGTCGCCGTACTCGTCGGCTTCGCGCTGTCCTTCATCGGCTTCGCGGACCTCGTCGGCTGGGTGTATCCGCTGCTCGGCTACCTGGGCCTCATCCTCGCCGTGGTCATGGGGGCCGCCTGGTTCCGCGACCGCGAGAACATCAAGGACGAGACCGGCCGCCGCGAGCGTCTCGCCGAGCTTGCCGAGACGCAGCTCGACCCGGATTCCGCCGACCTCACCCGCGCCGAGCGCGCCGAGGTCGAGGAGCTCACCTCCGACTCCCACGTCGCCGACCAGGAGCTGTGGCAGTCGGTGCAGGAGGAGGTCGCCGCCGACCTCGACGCCGACTCGTCCAGCGACTTCAGCCTCAAGGATGTCCCCGCGCTCGACCCCGAGTCGAAGGCCTACGCCGGCGCCCCCGACACCCCGGGCGACGAGATCGCCTGGAAGGCCTACGACGAGATGTACAAGACGGGCGAGTTCCCCGCGATCAAGCCCGAGACGAAGTAG
- the ilvD gene encoding dihydroxy-acid dehydratase, which produces MIPLRSRVTTVGRQAAGARALWRATGTGENDFGKPIVAIVNSYTQFVPGHVHLKEVGEIVADAVRAAGGVPKEFNTIAVDDGIAMGHSGMLYSLPSREIITDSVEYMVNAHTADAMVCISNCDKITPGMLNAAMRLNIPAVFVSGGPMEAGKAFSVGGVTKPKSDLIDAIALSANDDVTDTQLDDIANNACPTCGSCSGMFTANSMNCLTEALGLSLPGNGTTLATHTARRELFERAGRTVMELCERYYGQGDESVLPRNVANEHAFRNAMSLDMAMGGSTNTILHILAAAQEGEIDFDLTDIDELSHQIPCLSKVAPNGEAHVEDVHRAGGIPAILGELNRAGLLHNDVHSVAYPSLDAWLADWDIRGGSATDDALELYHAAPGGERTTKAFSQSARWSELDTDAKNGVIHDVEHPFTSDGGLVVLRGNLAPDGAILKTAGVEEGLWEFSGPAHVVDSQEQAVSMILNREVLEGEVVVIRYEGPAGGPGMQEMLHPTSFLKGAGLGKKCALITDGRFSGGTSGLSIGHISPEAAHGGLIGLIEDGDTIAISVSNRELRLDVPEAELARRREAMEASEHPWTPNRVREVSKALRAYASMATSADKGAVRKVD; this is translated from the coding sequence GTGATCCCCTTGCGCTCACGCGTCACCACAGTCGGACGTCAGGCGGCGGGAGCCCGCGCGCTGTGGCGCGCCACCGGCACCGGAGAAAACGACTTTGGCAAGCCCATCGTGGCAATTGTGAACTCGTACACGCAGTTCGTCCCGGGCCACGTGCACCTCAAGGAAGTCGGCGAGATCGTTGCCGACGCGGTGCGCGCGGCCGGGGGTGTGCCGAAGGAGTTCAACACGATCGCGGTCGACGACGGCATCGCCATGGGTCACTCCGGCATGCTCTACTCGCTGCCGTCGCGCGAGATCATCACCGACTCGGTGGAGTACATGGTCAACGCGCACACCGCCGACGCGATGGTGTGCATCTCCAACTGCGACAAGATCACCCCGGGCATGCTCAACGCCGCGATGCGCCTGAATATCCCCGCCGTGTTCGTCTCCGGCGGCCCGATGGAGGCCGGCAAGGCGTTCTCCGTCGGCGGGGTGACCAAGCCGAAGTCGGACCTCATCGACGCGATCGCGCTGTCCGCGAACGACGACGTCACCGACACCCAGCTCGACGACATCGCGAACAACGCCTGCCCCACCTGCGGGTCCTGCTCCGGCATGTTCACCGCGAACTCGATGAACTGCCTCACCGAGGCGCTCGGCCTGTCGCTGCCCGGCAACGGCACGACCCTGGCCACGCACACCGCGCGCCGCGAGCTGTTCGAGCGCGCCGGCCGCACCGTCATGGAGCTGTGCGAGCGCTACTACGGCCAGGGCGACGAGTCGGTGCTGCCGCGCAACGTGGCCAACGAGCACGCGTTCCGCAACGCCATGTCTCTCGACATGGCCATGGGCGGGTCCACGAACACGATCCTGCACATCCTCGCCGCGGCGCAGGAGGGGGAGATCGACTTCGACCTCACCGACATCGACGAGCTGTCGCACCAGATCCCGTGCCTGTCCAAGGTCGCCCCGAACGGCGAGGCACACGTCGAGGACGTCCACCGCGCCGGCGGCATCCCCGCCATCCTCGGCGAGCTCAACCGCGCGGGGCTTTTGCATAACGACGTCCATTCGGTCGCCTACCCGTCACTCGACGCCTGGCTCGCCGACTGGGACATCCGCGGCGGCAGCGCGACGGACGACGCGCTCGAGCTCTACCACGCCGCGCCCGGCGGCGAGCGCACCACGAAGGCGTTCTCCCAGTCCGCGCGCTGGTCGGAGCTGGACACCGACGCGAAGAACGGCGTCATTCACGACGTCGAGCACCCGTTCACGTCCGACGGCGGCCTCGTCGTCCTGCGCGGCAACCTCGCCCCGGACGGCGCGATCCTGAAAACCGCCGGCGTCGAGGAGGGGCTGTGGGAGTTCTCCGGCCCGGCGCACGTCGTCGACTCGCAGGAGCAGGCGGTCTCCATGATCCTCAACCGCGAGGTGCTCGAGGGCGAGGTCGTGGTCATCCGCTACGAGGGCCCCGCGGGCGGCCCGGGCATGCAGGAGATGCTCCACCCCACCTCGTTCCTCAAGGGCGCGGGCCTGGGCAAGAAGTGCGCGCTGATCACCGACGGCCGCTTCTCCGGTGGCACGTCCGGCCTGTCCATCGGCCACATCTCCCCCGAGGCCGCGCACGGCGGGCTCATCGGGCTCATCGAGGACGGCGACACGATCGCTATCTCCGTGTCCAATCGCGAGTTGCGTCTCGACGTCCCAGAGGCCGAACTCGCCCGCCGCCGGGAAGCAATGGAGGCCTCCGAGCACCCGTGGACGCCGAACCGCGTCCGAGAGGTGTCGAAGGCCCTCCGCGCCTACGCTTCCATGGCCACCAGCGCCGACAAGGGCGCGGTGCGCAAGGTGGACTAG
- a CDS encoding DoxX family protein — MATNPRDLTPDELHNLDDLNTPDVPEYTGGDAPASDGLYTRAGKAAPTEIFPRSKKKGTVEEVHIAANPATKQTGPLIPSAPARETAEPATEVTEPATTAFETAAVNREPEYIPPAEPAYVEPVETVEPAYVEENVEPVAVEEETRRGTTDLGLFLLRLFLAAYLIIDSVGVFFRLGGNEGISGLEDAYAGYPYGNGLAVVVPTLELAAGVFLVLGLLTPVAAAVAVAVTGFMALHAFTAAGSEYNVFAWSAETWVPVMLLAASLAVQFTGPGRYGIDASRGWAKRPLVSSWICALIGLAAAGLMWWFGTEINPF, encoded by the coding sequence ATGGCTACCAACCCACGCGATCTCACACCCGACGAGCTGCACAACCTGGACGACCTGAACACCCCGGACGTGCCCGAGTACACCGGCGGCGACGCCCCCGCCTCCGACGGCCTGTACACCCGCGCCGGCAAGGCCGCCCCGACAGAAATCTTCCCCCGCTCCAAGAAGAAAGGCACCGTGGAGGAGGTGCACATCGCCGCGAACCCCGCGACGAAGCAGACCGGCCCGCTCATCCCGTCCGCGCCCGCGCGCGAAACGGCGGAGCCCGCCACTGAGGTGACGGAGCCGGCCACGACCGCGTTCGAGACCGCCGCCGTCAACCGCGAGCCGGAGTACATCCCGCCGGCGGAGCCCGCCTACGTCGAGCCGGTGGAGACCGTCGAGCCGGCATACGTGGAGGAGAACGTCGAACCCGTCGCGGTGGAGGAGGAGACCCGCCGCGGCACCACCGACCTCGGCCTGTTCCTGCTGCGCCTGTTCCTCGCCGCGTACCTCATCATTGATTCGGTGGGCGTGTTCTTCCGCCTCGGCGGCAACGAGGGCATCTCCGGCCTCGAGGACGCCTACGCTGGCTACCCGTATGGCAACGGCCTCGCGGTCGTCGTGCCCACCCTCGAGCTGGCCGCCGGCGTGTTCCTCGTGCTCGGTCTGCTTACCCCGGTCGCCGCGGCGGTCGCGGTCGCGGTCACCGGTTTTATGGCGCTGCACGCGTTTACCGCTGCGGGAAGCGAGTACAACGTTTTCGCGTGGAGCGCGGAGACGTGGGTGCCGGTGATGCTGCTCGCCGCCTCGCTCGCGGTGCAGTTCACCGGCCCGGGCCGCTACGGCATCGACGCTTCGCGCGGCTGGGCAAAGCGCCCGCTGGTCTCGAGCTGGATCTGCGCCCTCATCGGCCTGGCCGCAGCCGGGCTGATGTGGTGGTTCGGCACCGAGATCAACCCGTTCTAG
- a CDS encoding acetolactate synthase large subunit has protein sequence MAASQHAPTHEESGHERITGADAVVRSLEALGTEIVFGLPGGAVLPLYDALFRAEHLRHVLVRHEQGAGHAAEGYAVASGKVGVCIATSGPGATNLVTAIADAYLDSVPMVAITGQVGSSLLGTDAFQEADIRGITMPITKHNFMVTRAEDVPAAIAAAFHIASTGRPGPVLVDIPKDVQNAEIEFVWPPEVDLPGYKPNTKPHSRQIAQAAEMISQAQRPVLYIGGGVVKAGAANELAEFVDATGIPVATTLMALGAFPQSHPLYLGMPGMHGTVPAVGAFQEADLLIAIGTRFDDRVTGDTDSFAPYAKVIHADIDPAEIGKIRPVDVPIVGDAKRVLSALTDAFTSSGRAKPPQIGPWLERLTGLKERFPRGYDEHADGTLAPQYVLETLSKEAGPDAVYVSGVGQHQMWAAQFIDYEKPRHWINSGGAGTMGYAIPAAVGAKAALPDTEVWAIDGDGCFQMTNQEITTAALEGFPIKVALINNGNLGMVRQWQTLFYEGNYSHTKLGGEVYVPDFVKLSEALGAVSFRVTTKDEVLPAIQRAREINDRPVVIEFVVGEDAQVWPMIAAGSSNSDIQYARGMRPFFGEEESAAESPQSINDTLDALDAQEGN, from the coding sequence GTGGCAGCTTCACAACACGCCCCAACACACGAGGAGAGCGGGCACGAGCGGATCACCGGCGCGGACGCCGTAGTCCGCAGCCTCGAAGCACTGGGCACGGAGATCGTCTTCGGACTCCCCGGCGGGGCGGTGCTGCCGCTCTACGATGCGCTCTTCCGGGCCGAGCACCTGCGCCACGTCCTCGTGCGGCACGAGCAGGGCGCGGGCCACGCGGCGGAGGGCTACGCCGTGGCCTCCGGCAAGGTCGGCGTGTGCATCGCGACCTCGGGGCCCGGGGCGACGAACCTGGTGACGGCGATCGCGGACGCGTACCTCGACTCCGTGCCGATGGTGGCGATCACGGGCCAGGTCGGCTCGTCGCTGCTGGGCACGGACGCGTTCCAGGAAGCGGACATCCGCGGTATCACGATGCCGATTACGAAGCACAACTTCATGGTCACCCGCGCAGAGGACGTCCCGGCGGCGATTGCCGCGGCGTTCCACATCGCCTCGACCGGCCGGCCCGGCCCGGTGCTCGTGGACATCCCGAAGGACGTCCAAAACGCGGAGATCGAATTCGTCTGGCCGCCGGAAGTCGACCTCCCCGGCTACAAGCCCAACACCAAGCCGCACAGCCGGCAGATCGCGCAGGCGGCGGAGATGATCTCGCAGGCGCAGCGCCCGGTGCTCTACATCGGCGGCGGCGTGGTGAAGGCCGGGGCCGCCAACGAGCTCGCCGAGTTCGTCGACGCGACCGGCATCCCCGTGGCCACCACGCTCATGGCGCTCGGCGCGTTCCCGCAGTCGCACCCCCTCTACCTGGGCATGCCGGGCATGCACGGCACGGTGCCCGCGGTCGGCGCGTTCCAGGAGGCGGACCTGCTTATCGCGATCGGCACGCGTTTCGACGACCGCGTCACCGGCGACACCGACTCCTTCGCGCCCTACGCGAAAGTCATCCACGCCGACATCGACCCGGCCGAGATCGGCAAGATCCGCCCCGTCGACGTGCCGATCGTCGGCGACGCGAAGCGGGTGCTCTCCGCACTCACTGACGCGTTCACCTCGTCGGGGCGCGCGAAGCCGCCCCAGATCGGGCCGTGGCTCGAGCGGCTCACCGGGCTCAAGGAGCGCTTCCCGCGCGGCTACGACGAGCACGCGGACGGCACCCTCGCCCCGCAGTACGTGCTGGAGACCCTGTCCAAGGAGGCCGGCCCGGACGCGGTCTACGTCTCCGGCGTGGGGCAGCACCAGATGTGGGCGGCGCAGTTCATCGATTACGAAAAGCCCCGGCACTGGATCAACTCCGGCGGCGCGGGCACGATGGGCTATGCCATCCCGGCGGCGGTGGGCGCGAAGGCCGCGCTGCCGGATACGGAGGTATGGGCCATCGACGGCGACGGCTGCTTCCAGATGACCAACCAGGAAATCACCACCGCCGCCCTCGAGGGCTTCCCCATCAAGGTCGCCCTGATCAACAACGGAAACCTGGGTATGGTGCGCCAGTGGCAGACCCTGTTCTACGAGGGCAACTACTCGCACACGAAGCTGGGCGGGGAGGTCTACGTGCCCGACTTTGTGAAGCTGTCGGAGGCCCTCGGCGCTGTCTCGTTCCGCGTGACCACCAAGGACGAGGTGCTACCCGCCATCCAGCGCGCCCGCGAGATCAACGACCGCCCCGTGGTCATCGAGTTCGTCGTGGGGGAGGACGCGCAGGTCTGGCCGATGATCGCCGCCGGGTCCTCGAACTCGGACATCCAGTACGCGCGCGGCATGCGCCCGTTCTTCGGCGAGGAGGAGTCGGCCGCCGAATCCCCGCAGTCCATCAACGACACGCTCGACGCACTCGATGCACAGGAGGGCAACTAA